The Bacillus zhangzhouensis region ACATCGTTCGGTCGCATCCCCAGTGGTTTCCGAAAGGTGAAGAGGCTGAACTGATTGAAGAAATTATAGAGCAAGTGCTTGATGAAAAGCGTGTTGATATCAAGAAACTCAGAGAAGAAGCGGCGATTATGATGAGCTGTAAAAGCTCAATCAAAGCAAATCGTCATTTGCGTCATGATGAAATCAAAGCCTTATTAGATAAACTCCGGCAAACGAAGGACCCATTTACCTGTCCGCACGGCCGGCCGATCATCATTCATCACTCGACTTATGAAATGGAGAAGATGTTTAAGCGGGTGATGTGATATAAAAAAGCTTTTATGGGACTAACCCTCGTTTTTGAGAGGAGGGATCAAAACACCTTTATATAGCCAATTGGCGATGATTGGTTGTTTCATTTCGTTTGAATACGAATGTTGTTATAATTGTTCTACATTGGTCTTTGTAGTTCGATCAATCCTGTCCAGTATATTACCGGCCGTTGCATAGGGCTGCCCATTTTTCTTATTCATAGAAAACACCTCCATGTTTTATTTCGGATCACAACGATCCGTTTTCAAACTTGAAGGTGTTTTTTATTTGTCTCATCTTATGGGGGTAGTCCCTCCCAATAAGAGCGCTTTTTTATTTAGCATCCGCAAGGATCTGGCGGTGTGACCACAACTGGCCGTTTATTAATATCAATCGTATCTTCTGCATAAAATGTGGAGCCGATGCTGATGGCTCGATTTTCTGCGCGGAACGTATATGTACCTGCGGCAGGGAGTACTTTATGTGAAAGCTTTAATGTATATTTGGAAAATCCAAGTAAATCCAATCTAAGCGGAATACGAACGGTTTGTCCGTTGTTCAAAATGTAGCTGTCTTTTAATGCTTTACCGTTCATAATGTCTTTAGTTGTTGCTTGGAAACCCTTTGGCAGAGTGAACTCAACCGCACCAAGACTTAGAATAGAATTTGGGCTGTACGTCAGCTCAATGTCAGAAAAAGACCATTCCTGCTTACTTGCTCCTGTAATTTTTGCGTAAAGTGCCGCTGGTTTTGCATTGGTTGTTGCTTTGCCTTCCTCTGTTTTGGCTCCTTCAGCAGATGCAGACAGCGGTACTGACAGTGCCATAACCAATGTGAGCATCCCCATCATAAGAATCGTCCATGTTTTTTTCATTTTTTCTTTCCCCCTTGTTGAATATAGGTAAATAATGAATGATAACATCCATTATTTACCTATAATGTTACCATATTGACATATGGTGTTAAATGGTATATTATGCCCTTATTTTGTCATTCTTTAGTAATTGCGGGGAAATAGCGCATTTGGTTGATTCATTCCGTAAAAATGGCCTGGCATTTGCTGGTTTGTTTGCATCATCATATGCATATCTTGATAACCGTATGGATGGTTTGGCATCATCCCGTATCCACCATAATGACCTAGATGATGGTGATCCTTCATTGGAACATGCATTGGAAAGTAATCCTGCTGATTTGGAAACGTTGAGTAGGGTGAATGATGATGCGGATGGTGCGCATGATACGCATCTTTTATGCCACTATGATAATGGTTTGGCATATTCATATGATCATGCATGTTTGGCGCAATCATATGCTCATGATTGGCTGTATACACATTTTCAAATGTGTGATAGGGATTTTCTTGGTGATAATGATTCATTTGGCTGTTCATATCGTTCATGTATAATCTCATCCTTTATGTCAGGTTGCCATATTCTATGAGCATGATCCGCTTCATGAGCCTATCCATATGAAAGAAAAAAACGGCTTTTCAGCCGGAAAAAAAGCAGGTAAAGCGTTAAGCCTTAAAATGTGTAGTTATGTCTTCTTCTACGACGTTTTTTACATCTGCTGCAGACACTTTTAGGAAAATAACAGGGATCGTAGCTCCGAGAAGTATCCCAAAAATCGCTCTCAAACCATTTATCTTTTTTATGACAAAACTTTTTTTCTTTACATGGATCCTCATAGCAATGATCGTCATGCTTTTTATAGCAGTTTGAGTGGGAATGTTTGCACTTGCATTTGCACATTGTCATCCCTCCTAAATGTGACTCAATGCTAGCATATGCAAGAAAGAGTCATGAGGACTGGATGCTCTCGCTTCTTTATTAAAAAAAGGCTTTTTCTGAAAAAACTCAAACAAAAATAATTGACTAGTGCTAAATTAACATGATAAAATGTAAATTTTTATCCTCTGTTGAAATGTGTTATAATGATATTGTGAATACTTTCGGAGGTGGCGGATTTGTTTCAAATAGGTGATAAAATTGTTTATCCAATGCATGGAGCCGGTGTGATTGAAGGAATGGAAGAAAAAGAGATTTTAGGTAAGACGGGGGAATATTTTCTGATTCAAATGCCGAATATGCAGATGATGATCCCAAGAGACAGAATCAATCAACTAGGTATACGTCCGGTAGCAGATCAAGCAACACTGAAAGTTGTGATGAACAATTTTGCAGAAGAAACAAACGACGACACGCTTACTTGGAAGCAAAGATATGATGAAAATCTGAAAAA contains the following coding sequences:
- a CDS encoding transcription factor YdeB, with translation MFQIGDKIVYPMHGAGVIEGMEEKEILGKTGEYFLIQMPNMQMMIPRDRINQLGIRPVADQATLKVVMNNFAEETNDDTLTWKQRYDENLKKLKTGAIEDGADVVKDLMRRNQKKALNSSEKKMLEDARGMLVSEISLAQGLTQDEVMTALENELRM